Proteins from a genomic interval of Paenibacillus sp. RC334:
- the ilvD gene encoding dihydroxy-acid dehydratase, translating into MTAKTKMRSDMIKKGFDRAPHRSLLRAAGVKEEDFDKPFIAVCNSYIDIVPGHVHLQEFGKIVKQAIREAGGVPFEFNTIGVDDGIAMGHIGMRYSLPSREIIADSLETVVSAHWFDGMVCIPNCDKITPGMMMGALRVNIPTIFVSGGPMKAGKDKNGRSISLTSVFEGVGAYQAGKIDDQSLLELEQYGCPTCGSCSGMFTANSMNCLAEAMGLAMPGNGTILAVAEERKEFVKQSARQLMELIKLDLKPRDIVTKEAIDNAFALDMAMGGSTNTVLHTLALAHEAEVDYPIERINEVANRVPHLSKLAPASDYHIEDVHNAGGVSAVLNELLKKPGALHGDCITVTGKTIRENVEGQEILDTNVIHKLDNPYSERGGLAVLFGNLAPQGSIIKVGAVDPSVGGYHKGPAICFDSQEDALAGIANSKIAEGHVVVIRYEGPKGGPGMPEMLAPTSQIVGMGLGAKVGLITDGRFSGASRGISIGHISPEAAEGGPIAFVEDGDIIELDLNNRTIELQISDEEFERRRANWKGFEPKVKTGYLARYSKLVTNASNGGIMKI; encoded by the coding sequence ATGACAGCTAAGACGAAAATGCGTTCCGATATGATTAAAAAAGGCTTTGACCGCGCTCCTCACCGCAGCTTGCTGCGCGCAGCGGGCGTTAAAGAAGAAGATTTTGACAAACCATTTATCGCGGTGTGTAACTCGTATATCGACATCGTACCGGGCCACGTCCATTTGCAGGAATTCGGCAAAATTGTCAAGCAAGCCATTCGTGAGGCAGGCGGCGTACCTTTTGAGTTTAACACCATTGGTGTAGATGACGGCATTGCCATGGGACACATTGGTATGCGTTATTCTCTGCCAAGCCGTGAAATTATTGCCGACTCCCTGGAAACTGTCGTTTCCGCTCACTGGTTTGACGGCATGGTCTGCATTCCAAACTGTGATAAAATCACACCCGGCATGATGATGGGCGCATTGCGCGTGAACATCCCGACTATTTTCGTCAGCGGCGGCCCCATGAAAGCTGGTAAAGACAAGAACGGGCGCTCTATCTCCCTGACCTCCGTCTTCGAAGGCGTAGGTGCCTATCAGGCTGGTAAAATCGATGATCAAAGCCTGCTGGAATTAGAACAATACGGCTGTCCAACTTGTGGCTCTTGCTCAGGTATGTTCACAGCGAACTCCATGAACTGTCTCGCTGAAGCAATGGGTCTGGCTATGCCTGGTAACGGCACCATTCTCGCAGTAGCGGAAGAACGTAAAGAATTCGTTAAACAATCTGCACGTCAATTGATGGAATTGATCAAGCTGGACCTGAAACCACGTGATATCGTGACTAAAGAAGCTATTGATAACGCATTTGCGCTGGATATGGCAATGGGTGGTTCCACCAATACGGTATTGCACACATTGGCACTGGCTCATGAAGCTGAAGTAGACTACCCTATCGAACGGATCAATGAAGTGGCGAACCGCGTACCTCATTTGTCCAAATTGGCACCTGCTTCCGACTATCATATCGAGGATGTTCATAATGCAGGCGGTGTCAGCGCAGTGCTGAATGAATTGTTGAAGAAGCCAGGCGCACTGCATGGTGACTGTATTACCGTAACCGGAAAAACGATCCGTGAAAACGTAGAGGGGCAGGAAATTCTGGATACCAATGTTATCCACAAGCTGGACAACCCTTATTCCGAACGCGGCGGTTTGGCTGTATTATTCGGTAATCTGGCACCGCAAGGCTCCATCATTAAAGTCGGTGCAGTTGATCCGTCTGTTGGTGGTTATCACAAAGGCCCTGCCATCTGCTTTGATTCACAGGAAGATGCGCTGGCTGGTATTGCCAATAGTAAAATCGCAGAAGGCCACGTTGTTGTTATCCGTTATGAAGGTCCTAAGGGTGGACCGGGTATGCCTGAAATGCTCGCTCCAACTTCGCAAATCGTCGGTATGGGACTTGGTGCCAAGGTCGGCCTGATTACAGACGGACGCTTCTCAGGCGCATCCCGTGGTATCTCCATCGGTCACATTTCCCCCGAAGCAGCAGAAGGCGGCCCTATCGCTTTTGTTGAGGACGGTGATATTATCGAGCTGGATCTGAACAATCGTACGATTGAGCTGCAAATTAGTGACGAAGAATTTGAACGTCGTCGCGCAAACTGGAAAGGCTTCGAGCCGAAGGTTAAAACAGGTTATCTGGCACGTTACTCCAAGCTGGTGACCAATGCAAGCAACGGCGGTATTATGAAAATCTAA
- a CDS encoding sporulation protein YjcZ: protein MGGFEGGYGGWTSTGAILVLFILLVIITKAIWI from the coding sequence ATGGGTGGATTTGAAGGTGGTTACGGCGGTTGGACTTCTACTGGTGCAATTTTGGTACTCTTTATTCTGTTGGTTATCATCACTAAAGCAATTTGGATTTAG
- a CDS encoding penicillin-binding transpeptidase domain-containing protein, with protein sequence MHVPRRGSSFIRKRRIAYMAVGITTLLLILLLRLAWIQGTAGIQMSAYGGHSLKEMSVRQRQEGIAIDSGRGQFTDRYGRPLTGGVVWTPVLFPDVDGKTAGHGEQLAKLLRTNKKELLAQWKGLQSPLLWRDGHGQPLHIKPDEADQLLSLTPSLVELVPYSTRYNNVPNGKQWLGFLYERPDRPGQLPIGAAGLERTLEPLLSGVGETFVSRFVDAQRRPLAHLPLRVSAPSNGHYPLQVQTTIDLPLQQQLEKLTETNQLAEGAVVVLDAGNADVLAMVSRPFYNPGRVDPHQTTGWANRALKAVTPGSIFKLVTAAAALESGVVQPKEQFHCHGTYGKYGLACWKKEGHGALNLEEGLAVSCNIVFAHLGERLSPAQIQATASALGLSRTVGWQERNLAGMSQFSPLDHEEKGAVFGSLTNATDPGVRVQTAIGQRDVLVTPLQVANLVVTLLHDGQVHAPRLVKHVGYADGGTLLDLPAHASLSPEGSHPIHASTARTLREAMEKVVAHGTGASLRGKSWHLAGKSGTAQALKDGQPVNHQWFIGYGPVKHPRYAVAVLVQNAPQHSANQATALFGQVMDLLAQFSSVPREATRSSS encoded by the coding sequence ATGCATGTGCCGAGGCGTGGCAGCAGTTTTATTCGAAAACGTCGCATTGCATATATGGCTGTGGGCATTACGACATTGCTACTCATTTTGCTGTTGCGGCTGGCCTGGATACAGGGGACGGCGGGTATCCAAATGTCTGCTTACGGGGGGCATTCGCTCAAGGAAATGTCTGTACGCCAGCGGCAGGAGGGCATTGCAATAGACTCGGGGCGGGGACAATTTACGGATCGGTACGGACGACCGTTAACTGGAGGCGTGGTATGGACGCCAGTGCTTTTTCCTGATGTAGACGGTAAAACAGCCGGGCATGGAGAACAGCTTGCCAAGCTGCTGCGGACAAATAAGAAGGAGCTGCTGGCTCAATGGAAGGGGCTGCAATCCCCGCTGTTATGGCGAGACGGGCATGGACAACCCCTGCATATCAAGCCGGATGAAGCAGACCAACTGCTTAGCCTCACACCTTCTCTGGTAGAGCTTGTACCGTATTCGACACGCTACAACAATGTACCCAATGGCAAGCAGTGGCTTGGATTTCTGTACGAACGACCAGATCGACCGGGGCAATTGCCAATCGGGGCAGCCGGGCTGGAAAGAACGCTGGAGCCACTCCTGAGTGGTGTGGGTGAAACCTTCGTTTCTCGATTTGTGGATGCACAGCGCCGTCCGCTGGCTCATTTGCCGTTACGTGTCAGTGCCCCGTCCAATGGCCACTATCCTCTACAGGTCCAGACGACCATTGATCTCCCATTACAGCAGCAGCTTGAAAAGCTGACGGAAACCAATCAGCTGGCAGAAGGGGCGGTGGTTGTGCTGGATGCGGGGAACGCCGATGTGCTGGCGATGGTGTCTCGTCCTTTTTATAACCCTGGTCGCGTCGATCCACACCAGACCACAGGTTGGGCTAACCGTGCGCTCAAGGCAGTGACACCCGGCTCTATTTTTAAGCTTGTTACGGCTGCTGCTGCGCTTGAATCGGGGGTAGTCCAACCGAAGGAGCAATTCCATTGTCACGGGACCTATGGGAAGTATGGTTTGGCATGCTGGAAAAAAGAAGGACACGGCGCTCTGAACCTGGAGGAAGGGCTCGCCGTATCCTGTAATATCGTGTTCGCTCATCTGGGTGAACGGCTTAGCCCTGCCCAAATTCAGGCCACAGCCTCTGCGCTCGGATTGAGCCGGACCGTCGGCTGGCAGGAGCGGAATCTTGCAGGCATGTCGCAGTTCAGTCCATTGGATCACGAAGAAAAGGGAGCCGTATTCGGCTCCCTTACAAATGCGACTGATCCGGGTGTACGTGTCCAGACAGCTATAGGCCAGCGAGACGTGCTGGTCACGCCCCTCCAAGTCGCCAATCTCGTCGTGACATTGCTGCATGATGGTCAGGTGCATGCTCCACGGCTGGTGAAGCACGTCGGCTACGCAGACGGAGGTACGTTGCTGGATCTGCCAGCTCACGCTTCTCTATCACCCGAAGGAAGCCATCCGATTCACGCTTCCACAGCTCGTACGCTTCGCGAAGCGATGGAGAAGGTCGTAGCCCACGGCACAGGTGCATCCTTGCGTGGCAAGTCGTGGCATCTGGCTGGAAAATCGGGCACAGCCCAGGCTCTAAAGGATGGTCAACCCGTGAATCACCAATGGTTTATCGGGTATGGCCCGGTGAAGCACCCTCGTTATGCCGTTGCCGTCTTGGTACAAAATGCGCCACAGCATTCTGCAAATCAGGCAACAGCACTGTTTGGTCAAGTGATGGACCTGTTAGCTCAATTTTCCTCGGTCCCACGAGAAGCTACACGCTCTTCCTCCTGA
- a CDS encoding alpha/beta fold hydrolase, translating into MRRRTRRSYSSYGTRTPRKIWKILLGILIVIVLIAGWGAWKVFTPYQPDSTATAALAESADAVKVNEQEYWVGFEPVKRIGAGVILYPGALVKPESYAPLARRLAEKGHHVIIAKMPLNLALTSPDLAGEVLKAYPKETFVIGGHSLGGVMAARYAATHPDQVKGVFFLASYPDSKGNLKDKNLPVISLLGSDDGVIKMDSVQSGRAYLPANTLYFTVEGGNHAQFGSYGAQKGDNPAKISPAEQWNQTVSALQDWMKESVDSAKKNQ; encoded by the coding sequence ATGAGAAGAAGGACGAGAAGATCATACAGCTCATATGGGACACGCACTCCCCGGAAAATATGGAAAATTCTATTGGGTATCCTGATTGTCATTGTGCTTATCGCAGGCTGGGGAGCATGGAAGGTATTCACGCCCTATCAGCCTGACAGCACAGCTACTGCTGCATTAGCAGAATCAGCCGATGCTGTGAAGGTGAACGAACAAGAGTATTGGGTTGGTTTTGAGCCTGTAAAAAGAATCGGTGCCGGAGTTATTTTGTACCCGGGTGCGTTGGTGAAGCCCGAAAGCTACGCTCCTTTGGCCCGCCGTCTGGCGGAAAAGGGTCATCATGTGATCATTGCAAAAATGCCGCTGAACCTTGCACTGACTTCCCCGGATTTGGCGGGTGAGGTGTTGAAGGCATATCCGAAAGAAACCTTTGTGATCGGAGGCCATTCGTTAGGCGGTGTTATGGCTGCCCGTTATGCCGCTACACATCCCGATCAGGTCAAGGGCGTATTTTTCCTTGCTTCCTACCCGGACAGTAAGGGGAATTTGAAGGATAAAAATCTGCCGGTCATTTCCCTGCTTGGAAGTGATGATGGAGTTATTAAAATGGATAGTGTTCAAAGTGGAAGGGCTTATCTACCAGCCAATACGCTGTATTTTACAGTTGAGGGCGGCAATCATGCCCAATTTGGCAGCTACGGAGCCCAAAAAGGAGATAACCCTGCGAAAATTAGCCCGGCCGAGCAATGGAATCAAACGGTTTCAGCTTTGCAGGACTGGATGAAAGAGAGTGTAGATTCAGCTAAAAAAAACCAGTAA
- a CDS encoding acyltransferase family protein — MTTSHDIQGESFFLNLRFMLIICVFAGNALEPLVGSLHIAQQWFSWIFMFHMPLFVLVTGYFAKTSLAGYAGRKVLLQIGMQYLIFQTLYSILDAALFHVPHIHHSFFAPYLLLWFLASHICWRLLMLAFQGMSPVVQIGISVLLGILVGYLPVDGIWLSISRTFVYLPFFVAGYHLHYADVRRFFTTPVRVIAGVVSLLLMVLAGTSYYGIPAGWLYGSMTYGELGHAEWYAGIYRIGIYGVQFIAAIAFLSFVPAVTGRMTDMGRRTLYVFLLHGLIVRTAAAKGIYDYIDTPVEVILIVACAAGLCCLLTLPWVRNATHPLIEPRVDWMLKPSPYLFKRSA, encoded by the coding sequence ATGACGACAAGCCATGACATACAAGGAGAAAGCTTCTTTCTCAATTTGCGCTTTATGCTGATCATATGCGTATTTGCAGGCAATGCTCTGGAGCCCTTGGTTGGCTCGCTTCACATCGCCCAGCAATGGTTTAGCTGGATATTCATGTTTCATATGCCGTTGTTCGTGCTCGTTACAGGGTACTTTGCCAAAACATCGTTAGCTGGGTACGCAGGCCGGAAAGTCTTGCTTCAGATCGGTATGCAATATCTTATTTTTCAAACCCTCTATTCGATATTGGATGCTGCACTCTTCCATGTTCCCCATATTCATCATTCTTTTTTTGCACCTTATCTGCTGCTATGGTTCCTCGCCAGCCATATCTGCTGGAGACTGCTGATGCTTGCTTTCCAGGGAATGTCACCTGTTGTCCAAATAGGTATCTCCGTGCTGCTGGGTATCCTTGTCGGGTATCTACCAGTGGATGGCATCTGGCTCAGCATAAGCAGAACCTTTGTTTATTTGCCCTTTTTCGTAGCAGGGTATCATCTGCATTATGCCGATGTTCGTCGCTTCTTCACGACTCCAGTCCGTGTGATCGCAGGCGTAGTGTCCCTTCTGCTTATGGTACTGGCGGGAACGTCGTACTACGGCATTCCGGCAGGCTGGCTGTATGGCAGCATGACTTATGGTGAGCTGGGCCATGCCGAATGGTATGCGGGGATTTACCGCATTGGCATTTATGGAGTGCAATTCATAGCGGCTATCGCGTTTTTGAGCTTTGTTCCAGCCGTCACTGGACGTATGACTGACATGGGGCGGCGGACATTATACGTCTTTTTGCTCCATGGTCTGATTGTCCGTACCGCTGCTGCCAAGGGAATTTACGACTATATAGACACTCCGGTGGAAGTGATTCTGATCGTAGCGTGTGCTGCGGGTCTGTGCTGTCTACTGACTCTGCCTTGGGTGCGAAATGCAACACATCCTTTAATCGAGCCACGGGTCGACTGGATGCTTAAGCCGTCTCCTTATCTTTTTAAACGATCCGCATAA
- a CDS encoding AI-2E family transporter, whose amino-acid sequence MLPLYKKYWRTVFDIGLIVLTVYLIMFVSSKLYQLAAPVFLSFVVFWCIEPVARYFHRKGMKKPFASALSVLLFIILLLAIFFGLGLILVTQFTKVAQNLPQYTQIIQTEFTRYLHLSQDKIAALPPGITERVNDYFETATAIATKWAQLGLSFFIQFLSSFTVFMGNFAVAIILAFFLSMEINLWKGIARSKTPKTLKTAYLFLKNHVLKAISAFLKAQAMLVGITFVLVFIGLLILQVDNALSLALVAALFDILPLLGVPVIFIPWAVYLFITGNTGLAVGLLIVMAVTVIVRQLAEPKITGNSIGVSSAYLMLSFAIISLSIFGLAGLILSPILIILLKELWQQGYLQQWIRFPTEEFEEPPFIVKIQEEERVASRGTEEN is encoded by the coding sequence ATGCTTCCATTGTACAAAAAATATTGGCGGACCGTTTTTGATATCGGCCTGATTGTATTAACTGTGTATTTAATTATGTTCGTATCCAGTAAGCTGTATCAGCTCGCGGCCCCTGTATTCCTGTCGTTCGTTGTGTTTTGGTGCATTGAACCTGTGGCCCGTTATTTCCACCGTAAAGGTATGAAGAAGCCCTTCGCTTCCGCACTCTCTGTTTTGCTGTTTATCATCCTTTTACTCGCTATTTTTTTTGGATTAGGTCTGATTCTGGTTACGCAATTTACGAAAGTGGCGCAAAATCTCCCACAGTATACCCAGATTATCCAAACGGAATTCACACGGTATCTTCATCTTTCCCAAGATAAAATTGCCGCTTTGCCGCCGGGGATTACCGAACGTGTTAACGATTATTTTGAAACTGCGACCGCCATTGCCACCAAATGGGCACAGCTGGGGCTCTCCTTTTTCATACAGTTTCTCAGCTCCTTCACTGTCTTTATGGGCAACTTTGCAGTTGCCATTATTTTAGCTTTCTTTTTAAGTATGGAGATCAATCTCTGGAAGGGCATTGCTCGCAGTAAAACACCCAAGACGCTTAAAACCGCTTATCTTTTTCTGAAAAATCATGTACTCAAAGCGATTTCAGCCTTTCTGAAGGCACAAGCCATGCTGGTGGGAATTACCTTTGTTCTCGTATTTATAGGTTTACTCATTTTGCAGGTGGATAATGCCCTGTCGTTGGCTCTTGTGGCGGCTTTGTTCGATATTTTGCCACTGCTGGGTGTACCTGTTATTTTTATTCCGTGGGCAGTCTATTTGTTCATCACGGGCAACACCGGCCTGGCTGTAGGGCTGCTCATTGTCATGGCTGTAACGGTAATCGTCCGCCAGCTGGCAGAGCCTAAAATCACTGGTAATTCCATCGGTGTTTCATCTGCTTATCTGATGCTTTCCTTTGCCATCATCTCACTGTCGATCTTCGGATTGGCCGGGTTGATCCTGTCTCCAATCCTGATCATTTTACTGAAGGAATTATGGCAGCAAGGCTATTTGCAGCAATGGATTCGATTTCCGACAGAAGAATTCGAGGAGCCTCCCTTTATCGTCAAAATTCAGGAGGAAGAGCGTGTAGCTTCTCGTGGGACCGAGGAAAATTGA
- a CDS encoding YjcZ family sporulation protein produces the protein MERGFGGVWTSIAAILTLFILLVIILKTFLL, from the coding sequence ATGGAAAGAGGCTTCGGAGGAGTGTGGACATCAATAGCCGCTATCCTGACACTGTTTATTTTGCTAGTGATCATCTTGAAAACATTTCTCTTATAA
- a CDS encoding general stress protein — protein MARNQDQGKMSREEAGRMGGEATSKKHNKEFYQEIGKKGGQATANSHDKEFYQEIGKRGGDATAESHDKDFYRDIGRKGGRN, from the coding sequence ATGGCACGTAATCAGGATCAAGGTAAAATGAGTCGCGAAGAGGCAGGTCGTATGGGTGGGGAAGCAACATCCAAGAAGCACAACAAGGAATTTTATCAGGAGATTGGTAAAAAAGGCGGGCAAGCTACCGCTAACTCCCACGATAAAGAATTTTATCAGGAAATTGGTAAACGTGGCGGCGATGCTACGGCTGAGTCCCATGACAAAGATTTCTACAGGGACATTGGACGCAAAGGCGGCAGAAATTAA
- a CDS encoding polysaccharide deacetylase family protein, which yields MQTLLLWMFYISTFYAFIPALVSRMFGFRVFRRGKSEQEYALTFDDGPDPVYTPQLLDLLKRFDAKATFFVVGVHAEKHPELLKRMHDEGHLIGIHNYVHKSNWLMRPVTVRRQIARTEAVIRRVTGEGTTFYRPPWGIVNFFDISNSNGRRIVLWSSMFGDWKASIGAKQLAERMLKKLRGGEVMLLHDCGTTLGADAGAPQNMLIALEKLLVVAQERKLRSVRVDTLFCRESASRPATTETSNTSWFKRTLVFGWLLYERLFHVLFRLRPVRKEDTIFYYKRSIYHGPNVNMENGRWLEKGDAVVELHFDNKMLFQLGTTAKSMVHLAIQLIRIVKRQLPDLAYRIADDPKMNGIKAIYAVSMINRGPEKLGFQIRELPKGLFRIASTLYLKLLFSVIHPSGPERLNEKRDEMVPKMIVMPIDTLFDRFWLGDSYPTDQGQGKTDPIQEAVRASQAADTRSSS from the coding sequence GTGCAGACTTTACTGTTATGGATGTTTTACATTTCAACTTTTTATGCTTTTATTCCGGCGCTGGTCAGTCGAATGTTTGGATTTCGGGTGTTTCGGCGGGGCAAAAGCGAGCAAGAGTATGCGCTCACCTTCGATGATGGTCCTGATCCAGTGTATACGCCGCAGTTGCTTGATTTGCTGAAGCGTTTTGATGCCAAGGCTACTTTTTTTGTCGTAGGCGTACATGCGGAAAAACACCCGGAGCTTTTGAAACGCATGCATGACGAAGGTCACTTGATCGGTATTCATAATTATGTGCACAAATCGAATTGGCTTATGCGGCCCGTCACGGTCAGAAGACAAATTGCCCGGACAGAGGCTGTTATTCGCCGGGTAACCGGGGAAGGAACGACCTTTTACCGCCCACCATGGGGAATTGTGAATTTCTTTGATATTTCCAACTCGAATGGTCGCCGAATCGTATTATGGTCCTCCATGTTTGGGGATTGGAAGGCAAGCATCGGAGCAAAACAGTTGGCTGAGCGGATGCTCAAAAAGCTGAGGGGTGGCGAGGTGATGCTGCTCCATGACTGCGGTACAACACTGGGGGCAGACGCAGGCGCTCCGCAAAACATGCTGATTGCGCTGGAGAAGCTGTTGGTGGTTGCCCAAGAACGGAAGCTGCGCAGCGTACGTGTCGATACCTTATTTTGTCGTGAGTCTGCCAGCAGACCTGCTACTACCGAAACATCCAATACGAGTTGGTTTAAAAGAACGTTAGTATTCGGATGGTTGCTGTATGAGCGGCTATTTCACGTTCTGTTCCGTCTACGTCCGGTGCGTAAGGAGGACACGATCTTTTATTACAAGCGTAGTATCTATCACGGGCCAAATGTGAACATGGAGAACGGCAGGTGGCTGGAAAAAGGGGACGCCGTGGTTGAGCTGCATTTTGATAATAAAATGCTGTTTCAGTTAGGCACAACCGCCAAGTCTATGGTGCATTTGGCCATTCAACTGATTCGGATTGTAAAACGACAACTTCCTGATCTCGCCTATCGAATTGCGGATGACCCCAAAATGAACGGTATTAAGGCCATCTATGCAGTGAGTATGATTAATCGGGGACCGGAGAAGCTGGGTTTTCAGATACGAGAGCTTCCCAAGGGACTGTTCAGGATAGCGTCAACCTTATATTTAAAGCTGTTATTTAGTGTTATCCACCCTTCCGGCCCAGAGCGGTTGAATGAAAAAAGGGACGAGATGGTGCCGAAGATGATTGTGATGCCGATTGATACTCTGTTTGACCGTTTCTGGCTGGGGGATTCATACCCTACGGATCAAGGCCAAGGCAAAACCGATCCTATTCAGGAAGCAGTTAGAGCCTCGCAAGCAGCAGATACGAGATCAAGTAGTTGA
- a CDS encoding HAD family hydrolase has product MSELVVQGQRFPCRGILLDKDGTLLDFIQLWGPWARSILDMLEQHLAVAGTDFTVEKGSILGTIHDPEGRVIGYDPSGPLAMGTVDESTGVLAWQLYTAGVPWNEAVRVVRDFNKMAMADVRRHRAAKVFPGLRTLLEQSRRAGLKLAVVTSDSTEAAQEHLEWMGLTSYFDEVIGHDRVTYGKPDPEMAEKACALLGLSPADVAVIGDSNGDMQMGKRAGVRLAIGFASEPERSGHLLDADIIVRGYEELEVRETWTK; this is encoded by the coding sequence ATGTCTGAGTTAGTCGTGCAGGGACAGCGGTTTCCATGCCGTGGCATTTTATTGGACAAGGATGGCACGCTGCTGGATTTTATTCAGTTGTGGGGTCCCTGGGCCCGTTCTATACTGGATATGTTGGAACAGCATCTTGCCGTGGCAGGTACTGACTTTACGGTGGAAAAAGGCAGCATTCTGGGTACGATCCACGACCCTGAGGGGCGCGTGATTGGCTATGATCCTTCCGGCCCGCTGGCGATGGGGACAGTGGATGAAAGTACGGGCGTGCTGGCTTGGCAGCTTTATACTGCCGGTGTACCGTGGAATGAAGCAGTGAGGGTTGTTCGGGATTTTAACAAAATGGCGATGGCTGATGTGCGGCGACATCGGGCCGCGAAGGTGTTTCCGGGTTTACGCACGTTACTGGAGCAAAGCCGTCGTGCCGGATTGAAGCTGGCGGTCGTGACCTCTGACAGTACAGAGGCTGCGCAGGAGCACCTGGAGTGGATGGGGCTGACGTCATATTTTGACGAGGTCATCGGACACGACAGAGTTACATACGGCAAACCGGACCCGGAAATGGCTGAAAAAGCCTGTGCTTTGCTAGGACTGTCGCCAGCGGATGTAGCTGTCATCGGAGACAGCAACGGGGATATGCAGATGGGCAAGCGTGCCGGGGTGCGGCTGGCCATCGGATTTGCGTCAGAGCCGGAACGTTCCGGTCATTTGCTGGATGCGGACATCATCGTCCGCGGATATGAAGAGCTGGAGGTGCGTGAAACATGGACAAAGTAA